One window of Deltaproteobacteria bacterium genomic DNA carries:
- a CDS encoding DUF1059 domain-containing protein: MKKHLSCRALGMKCGFEVHDESEEEIAIAIGDHLKRAHGVELTEALRRKARDLILLDPA, from the coding sequence GTGAAAAAGCACCTCTCTTGCAGGGCGTTGGGGATGAAGTGCGGTTTCGAGGTCCACGACGAGTCGGAGGAGGAGATCGCGATCGCGATCGGCGACCACCTGAAGCGCGCCCACGGGGTGGAACTCACGGAGGCGCTGCGCCGGAAGGCCAGGGATCTGATCCTCCTCGATCCCGCATAA